In Labrys monachus, the genomic stretch TGGAAAGGGCCGCCGCTGTCGACGCGATCAGGAGCAGGGCGGCGGGGCGAGCCAGGGTGTCGCCATTCGAAGGCGCATGTGGCCGCTTCGTGTGTCATCGCAACGCCGGCCTAAGTCGCTGATTTCGCTTAACCCCTTCTCCCGTCAAGGAGAGGGGGGTGGTGCGGTCAAGAGGACTCGAACCTCCACTGGTTGCCCAACTAGCACCTCAAGCTAGCGCGTCTACCAATTCCGCCATGACCGCGGTTGCTTCGGGAAGCGCAGAAGCAGAGCGCCAGCGACCCGAAGCGGCGCATCGTCTAACAGATCGCCAGGGGGTCCACAAGCGCAATCGCTGCTTTTTGCAACAATCGCCCGCAGCCCTTGCCGGAGGCCGAAATCAGCCGATATGAGGAGGCTGAACGCCTGTGGACCGATCTCAGTGGCCAGCCGCAACACTCTCGACATCCCCTTCCTGCCCCGCCCCGATTCGCCGCCCGTCGACTGGCTGGTCCTTCCCGGCCTGATGCCCTATGAGGCGACCGTGGCGGCCATGGAGGCCCGTGCGGCCGCGATCGCCGACGGCAAGGCGCCCGAGTGCGTCTGGCTGCTGGAGCACCCGCCGCTCTACACGGCGGGCACGTCCGCCCAGAAGACGGACCTGGTGCAACCCGGCCGCTTCCCGGTGCACGAAAGCGGACGCGGCGGGCAATATACCTATCACGGGCCGGGCCAGCGGGTCGCCTATGCCATGCTCGACCTCAGCCGCCGCCGCCAGGACGTCCGCCTGCTGGTGGCGTCGCTCGAGGCCTGGCTGATCGGGACGCTATGGTCCTTCCATGTGCGGGGCGAACGGCGCGACGACCGCGTCGGCGTGTGGGTGAGGCGGCCGGAACGCGGGGACGGCGCCGAGGACAAGATCGCGGCGATCGGCATCCGCCTGCGGCGCTGGGTGTCGTTCCACGGCATCGCCCTCAATGTCGATCCCGATCTCGAGCATTTTTCCGGCATCGTGCCCTGCGGCATCCGCGACCATGGCGTGACCAGCCTGGTCGACCTCGGATTGCCCGTGACGATGGCGGATGCCGATCTGGCGCTGCGGGCCGCCTTCGAGCCGATCTTTGGCCCGACCTCTACCGCAGCCGGGCCAGCGGCGCTGGCGGACCTTCGCCGGGAATGATGGCGAGCGCGATCAGCCATCCGGCCATCGGCCCGCTGAAGAGCGTGGCTTTGGCCAGCGCGCCCGACCAGGACGCCATCGCGGCGCGGTCGAGGAGAAGCATGGCGAGCGCCATGGCGGCGAGATAGAGCCCGAGGAAGGCGACGATCGTCAGGCCCGACCAGCCGAAATCGTGCAGGCGCTTGCGGGAAAGGCTGAGGGCCGACCAGGCGAAGACCACCACGAAGGCGAAAGAGGCGACGCCCGACGGGCCTGTCCAGCCGTTCATGACATGATCGACGCCCATCGCGGCAGCAATCAGCAGCATCGCCCCGATGGCGAACATGGAGCGGCCGATCGCACCGGAGGGCGACAGCAACAGACGTATGAGGGCGATCGCCAGCATCATCAGTCTCCGCAGGGTGACTTCACTATTGGCATCAAGCCATTAACGGGCGGTTTCGATATTTCGATTCAGCAGCGGCCGCCGCCCGATGCCCCCCTCGGCACCGATCAGAGGCGGCGGGTCGTCGCCCGCATCTTGTCCGCGAGGCCGCCGCCGATGCGCCGGTACAGCGCGGAGGCGATCTGCTCGTCGCGCCGGCACAGGACCTTCAGCTCCGCCTGGTCGAAGGCCAGCACCCGCACCGTCTCCTCCGCGGTCACGGTCGCGGTCGCCGGCCCGCCGGTGGCGAAGGATACGTCGCCGACGAATGCCCCTGCCCCGACATGGGCCACCAGCTGGCCCTTCACGCGGACGGCCGTCTGCCCCTCGCAGACGAAGGTCAGATCCTTCACCGGCTGGCTCTCGGCGGTCAGTACCGTCTCCGGCAGCAAGGTCCGCCATTCGGCCGTGCGCAGCAGCTGGGCCACTTGCGCCTTGTCGAGGTCGCCGACGATCGGCTTGAGGAAGGCCTCCTGGTCGGCCGAGAGCTTCAGGCTGAAACGGTCCCGCAGGATGAGGCCGAGCTGGACGAGATTGATCAGGATGAAGGCGCTGTCCCAGACGATGCTCGGCCAGACGGCGGACCCGCTGAGCAGGAAATAGACGATCTCGAAGCCGATGCCGACGACGGCCGCCAGCCTCAGCCAGAAGATGTTGGTGAGCAAATAGGATACGGCGATGACCGCATAGGCGAGATGTCCGGGAACCGCTCCCCAACTGAAGAACTGATCCCAAATGTCCAAGGCACCCCTCCGGCCGAATGTCCCGGCAAGCGCCGGGGATGAAAGCGCGGCGCCCGCACCGCGCGGAGACGGCCTCCCGGTCGCACCGCGGCGATCAGGCGAATTCCATGATCACGGCGTCGACCGACAGCGTGTCGCCCGGCTTGACGCGGATCTTCTTCACCGTGGCGTCCCGCTCGGCCCGCAGCACGTTCTCCATCTTCATCGCCTCGACGACGCACAGCGCCTCCCCCGCCTTGACGTCCTGGCCCTCGGCGACCTCGATGGTCCGCACCAGTCCAGGCATCGGACAGAGGAGAGCGGCCGATGCCGCCGCCAGCGCCTTGACCGGCATCAGGCGCACGAGCTCCGCCTCGCGCCGCGTAAAGACGCGGATCTCGGCGGCGGTGCCGCGATGGGCGAGCATGACGCCGTTGGCGATCGGCCGGACCAGCATGGCAGCCGCCTCGCCGTCGATCATGCCCGACCAGACGGGCTGGCCCGGGCGCCACTCCGAATGGAGGGTCACGATATGATCGGCATGGCCCTCTTCGCCGAAGAAGGTGATCTGCCATCCGCTGCGGGCGTCGTCGACCTCGACATTGAAGGAGAGGTCACCCATGACCGCCACGCGCGCGCGCTCGAACGTCACCGGCCGTCCGCCCATCTGGCCGCTGATCTGCCGCTTGCGCAGATTCTGGAGGTGGTCGATCATCGTCGCCACGGCGACGACGTGGCCGGCCACCATGCCGCGGGGCGGAGCGATGCTGAAGCCGCCGGGAAACTCGTCGGCGATGAAGGCCGTCGACAGATGCCCCTCCCGCCAGCGCGGATGCTGCATCAGGGCGGCAAGGAAGGGAATATTGTGGCGAATGCCCTCGATGGCGAAGCTGTCGAGGGCGTCCGACATCGCGGCGATGGCCTCGGCCCTCGTCGCCGCATGGGTGCAGAGCTTGGCGATCATCGGGTCGTAATGGATCGAGATCTCGCCACCTTCGAACACGCCGGTGTCGTTGCGGACGACGACGCCCTTCTCCCGGCGTTCGGCCGGCGGGCGATAGAGGGTGAGGCGCCCGATCGAGGGCAGGAAATTGCGCAGAGGGTCCTCGGCGTAGACGCGCGATTCGATGGCCCAGCCGTCGAGCCTGACATCCTCCTGGCGGAAGGCGAGTTCCTCTCCCGCCGCGACGCGGAACATCTGCTCGACGAGGTCGATGCCGGTCACCAGCTCGGTGACGGGATGCTCGACCTGGAGGCGGGTGTTCATCTCGAGGAAATAGAAGCTCCTGTCCTGCCCGGCGACGAACTCCACCGTCCCCGCCGAATCGTAGTTCACGGCCTTGGCGAGAGCGACCGCCTGCGCGCCCATGCGTGCGCGGGTCTCCTCGTCGAGCAGGGGCGAGGGCGCCTCCTCGATCACCTTCTGGTTGCGGCGCTGGATCGAGCATTCGCGCTCGCCCAGATGCACGACATTGCCGTGCTTGTCGCCGAGCACCTGGATCTCGATGTGGCGCGGCTCGACGATGAACTTCTCGACGAAGACGCGGTCGTCGCCGAAGGAGGCCTTCGCCTCCGAGCGCGCCAGGCGGAAGCCCTCTTCCACCTCGGCGGCGGAATAGGCGATGCGCATGCCCTTGCCGCCACCGCCGGCCGAGGCCTTGATCATCACGGGATAGCCGATCGCGCCGGCGATCTCGACGGCCTCGGCGGCGTTCTCGATGATGCCGAGATGCCCCGGCACGGTGGATACGCCGGCGGCGGCCGCCGCCTTCTTCGATTCGATCTTGTCGCCCATCGCGGCGATGGCGGCCGGATTGGGACCGACGAAGACGATGCCGGCCTCGGCCAGGGCGGCGGCGAAGGCCTCCCGTTCCGACAGGAAGCCATAGCCGGGGTGGACGGCATCCGCACCCGTGGCCCTGCAGGCGGCGATGATCCTATCGATGCTCAGATAGGATTCAGCGGCCGCCGGCGGCCCGATGAGGACCGCCTCGTCCGCCATCTCGACATGCAGGGCGTCCCGGTCGGCCTCCGAATAGACGGCGACGGTCGCGATGCCCATGCGGCGCGCGGTCTTGATGATCCGGCAGGCGATCTCGCCGCGATTGGCGATCAGAACTTTCGAAAACATGCCGGAATGCCACCTGGGGAGCCATGGAAGGAGATCCCCCTTTCTAGGCAAACGGCGCGGATTTGACCATCCTTCAATGAAGCCGTGCCGGCTTGGGAACCGGTGCGCCTTCAGAGCATCTGGGCGATCGGCGTATCCCAGTTGCTGCCGGCCATCTGGTGCGGATCGACCAGCGCCAGCAGGGCGCGTTCGGCGCGGCTCACCCGTCCGTCATGCTGGATGCGCCGCTGCAGCCAGGCGCTGTCGCGTTCGGCGAGCGTGACCGGCGTCGTCAGGGCCAGTCCGTTGGTCCGATTGGGACGGTTGGCGGCAAAGAGATGGGCCTGGATCGCCTCGGCGAACAGCCCGTCCCAGGCCGGATCATTGGCGCCGGTGCAGGCCTCCGCCATGTCGAACAGGATTTCCGCCTCGGGACGCGAGATGATCCGGCGCTTGTCTCCCCTGGCGACCTGCAGAAGGCGGGCGATCATGGCGGTGTCGGCCGCATCGATCACGCGGGAGAAATGGATGCGCCCGCGGGCGGCCGGTCCCTCGCCGGTCATCGCCGCATGCTGGATCTGGCGGAGGGCGAAGGTCGCCAGCGGCCCCGGAACGCTGTCGGCCCGCTCGATCACCCGCACCAGGAGTTCCAGTTCAGCCGCGTTGAGGACGAGCCCCTCGCCGCCGTCGAGCATGGATTGCAGCCACTCTCCCTGTTCGGGCGACAGGCCGCCGCCGGGTTCGAGCCCGTCGAGAAGATAGCTCGTCAGAATCTCGGCGAAGAGGTCGTTGAAGTCGGCGTCGGCTCCCGCGAGCACGCCCTGCAGAGCGAAGAGCGCGTCGGCATCGGCTCGCGTCGCCCTCCCTGCTTCGAGCCATGCTTGTCGCATCAGCGGGACTTCATCCGGTTCCAGCGCCCCGCGATCGAGCGCCGGTCGGATCAGGACAGCGAGAGATGACGACACCATAACCTAAGCCTTGCATTGGGTTCGCGCTTCCCGGAAGCGCCTCGTGAGGCCCATTCTGGGCCGGGATCACTCAAAGCGGTGTTAATGGCGTCAAGTTAGAGCAGGCTCGTGGCCAAAGGATGTGCTGTTCGCCACAAAGCTATGGTATTGCTCAGACGCAAACCAGACTTGCAGTTCTTTGCATTATCGCAAACGACATCATCTTCAGTCACGAAGGCCAACCGAGCCGGAAACACCGTCTCGGGCACGAAGGCCGACATGAACCGCCTCCTGCATCCTCATTCCCGATAGGCCATCACGCAGGAAGGCAAAGCCCAAGGGGTTGCCATGACCACGACCACCAGATCCGGCGCGGAAGGTGCCGGCATCCATCACATCACCGCGATCACCGGCGACGGCCGCGCCAATATCCGCTTCTACCGCGACGTCCTCGGCCTGCGCCTCGTCAAGCGCACCGTCAATTTCGACGATCCCACGGCCCATCATCTCTATTTCGGCGACGCCACCGGCAAGCCCGGCACGATTCTCACCTTCTTCGCCTGGGCCGGTGCCCATCGCGGCAAGCCGGGCACGGGCGAAGCCCAGACGATCGCCTTCCGGGTACCGGAAGCGTCGCTGGATTGGTGGCGCACCCATCTAGGAGAACTCGGCATTCCCTTCGCCGCGGAAAGACGCTTCGGGGAGGAACTGGTCGCCCTGACGGACCCCGACGGCATATGCCTCGAATTGGTGGCTGCCGGGCCGTCCGACCCTGATGCCTGGGTCGACAGCGCGGTCCCGCCGGTTCACGCCGTCACCGGCTTCCACGGCGTGACGCTGCATGTCGGGCCTGGCGAGGGCACGGCCCGCGTCCTTTCCGACGTTCTCGGCTTCGCCGGAACGAAGGAGGACGGCGACCGCCGCCGCTTCAGCACCGGCAGCGACACGGTCGGTGGCCATGTCGACGTCGTGGTCGACGCCAAGCGCGTGCCTTCGAGCATGGGCGCCGGCTCGATCCACCACGTCGCCTTCCGGGCCGCGGACGATGCCGCGCAGGCGGCGATGGCCGAGGCGCTGCAGGAAATGCGCGTCGGCACGACGGAGCAGAAGGACCGGACCTATTTCCGTTCCATCTATTTCCGCGAGCCCGGCGGCGTGATCTTCGAGATCGCCACGGACGCGCCGGGCTTCGCCATCGACGAAAGCGTGGAGACGCTGGGCACCGCGCTCAAGCTGCCGCCGCAATATGAGGCCTATCGCGGGAAGATCGAAGCCGCCCTGCCCGATATCGACTGAAGCAGGACGCTTCAGTCGGCGGCCGGGAAGGCGGGCACCGCGTCCGCCTTCCCGGCCTTCATGCCCGAGGAAATACCATGACCTCCCGACTTTCCCATATCCACCGGTTCGATGCCGGGACGGACAAGCGCCCTTTGCTCCTGCTGCATGGAACCGGCGGCGACGAGCACGACCTCATCGACCTCGGCCGCGCAGTCGCCCCCGGCGCCCCCCTGCTCTCCCCGCGCGGGCAGGTCAGAGAAGGCGCGGCCAACCGCTTCTTCCGCCGCCTCGCCGAGGGCGTGTTCGACATCGCCGATCTCAAGGCGCGGACCCAGGCCCTGGCCGACTTCACCGCCGAGGCCCGCGCCGCCTACGGGCTGGAGCCGCCGGTGGCGCTCGGCTTCTCGAACGGCGCCAATATCGCGGCGGCGCTGCTCCTGCTCCGGCCGGAGG encodes the following:
- the lipB gene encoding lipoyl(octanoyl) transferase LipB gives rise to the protein MRRLNACGPISVASRNTLDIPFLPRPDSPPVDWLVLPGLMPYEATVAAMEARAAAIADGKAPECVWLLEHPPLYTAGTSAQKTDLVQPGRFPVHESGRGGQYTYHGPGQRVAYAMLDLSRRRQDVRLLVASLEAWLIGTLWSFHVRGERRDDRVGVWVRRPERGDGAEDKIAAIGIRLRRWVSFHGIALNVDPDLEHFSGIVPCGIRDHGVTSLVDLGLPVTMADADLALRAAFEPIFGPTSTAAGPAALADLRRE
- a CDS encoding Crp/Fnr family transcriptional regulator — protein: MDIWDQFFSWGAVPGHLAYAVIAVSYLLTNIFWLRLAAVVGIGFEIVYFLLSGSAVWPSIVWDSAFILINLVQLGLILRDRFSLKLSADQEAFLKPIVGDLDKAQVAQLLRTAEWRTLLPETVLTAESQPVKDLTFVCEGQTAVRVKGQLVAHVGAGAFVGDVSFATGGPATATVTAEETVRVLAFDQAELKVLCRRDEQIASALYRRIGGGLADKMRATTRRL
- a CDS encoding acetyl-CoA carboxylase biotin carboxylase subunit, giving the protein MFSKVLIANRGEIACRIIKTARRMGIATVAVYSEADRDALHVEMADEAVLIGPPAAAESYLSIDRIIAACRATGADAVHPGYGFLSEREAFAAALAEAGIVFVGPNPAAIAAMGDKIESKKAAAAAGVSTVPGHLGIIENAAEAVEIAGAIGYPVMIKASAGGGGKGMRIAYSAAEVEEGFRLARSEAKASFGDDRVFVEKFIVEPRHIEIQVLGDKHGNVVHLGERECSIQRRNQKVIEEAPSPLLDEETRARMGAQAVALAKAVNYDSAGTVEFVAGQDRSFYFLEMNTRLQVEHPVTELVTGIDLVEQMFRVAAGEELAFRQEDVRLDGWAIESRVYAEDPLRNFLPSIGRLTLYRPPAERREKGVVVRNDTGVFEGGEISIHYDPMIAKLCTHAATRAEAIAAMSDALDSFAIEGIRHNIPFLAALMQHPRWREGHLSTAFIADEFPGGFSIAPPRGMVAGHVVAVATMIDHLQNLRKRQISGQMGGRPVTFERARVAVMGDLSFNVEVDDARSGWQITFFGEEGHADHIVTLHSEWRPGQPVWSGMIDGEAAAMLVRPIANGVMLAHRGTAAEIRVFTRREAELVRLMPVKALAAASAALLCPMPGLVRTIEVAEGQDVKAGEALCVVEAMKMENVLRAERDATVKKIRVKPGDTLSVDAVIMEFA
- a CDS encoding alpha/beta hydrolase — protein: MTSRLSHIHRFDAGTDKRPLLLLHGTGGDEHDLIDLGRAVAPGAPLLSPRGQVREGAANRFFRRLAEGVFDIADLKARTQALADFTAEARAAYGLEPPVALGFSNGANIAAALLLLRPEALSGAILLRATLPFEPDTLPDLAGKRVLLLSGRADPLTPVATSQRLAALLAQAGADVRHELLQAGHGLVQQDLALARQWWAE
- a CDS encoding VOC family protein yields the protein MTTTTRSGAEGAGIHHITAITGDGRANIRFYRDVLGLRLVKRTVNFDDPTAHHLYFGDATGKPGTILTFFAWAGAHRGKPGTGEAQTIAFRVPEASLDWWRTHLGELGIPFAAERRFGEELVALTDPDGICLELVAAGPSDPDAWVDSAVPPVHAVTGFHGVTLHVGPGEGTARVLSDVLGFAGTKEDGDRRRFSTGSDTVGGHVDVVVDAKRVPSSMGAGSIHHVAFRAADDAAQAAMAEALQEMRVGTTEQKDRTYFRSIYFREPGGVIFEIATDAPGFAIDESVETLGTALKLPPQYEAYRGKIEAALPDID